A single genomic interval of Lathyrus oleraceus cultivar Zhongwan6 chromosome 7, CAAS_Psat_ZW6_1.0, whole genome shotgun sequence harbors:
- the LOC127106256 gene encoding purple acid phosphatase, giving the protein MGLFQGLSLLLGLLLNLVFHCNGGTTSVFVRNVEKAIDMPLDSDVFAVPSGYNAPQQVHITQGDLVGKAVIVSWVTEDEPGSNTVRYWRESSKRKKLAKGKIVTYRFFNYTSGFIHHATIRNLEYDTKYYYEVGLENTTRKFWFTTPPEIGPDVPYTFGLIGDLGQSYDSNMTLSHYELNARKGQTVLFVGDLSYADNYPNHDNVRWDTWGRFAERSVAYQPWIWTVGNHEIDFAPEIGETKPFKPFSHRYRTPYKASQSTSPFWYSIKRASAHIIVLASYSAYGKYTPQYKWLEQELPKVNRTETPWLIVLMHSPWYNSYNYHYMEGETMRVMYEPWFVKYKVDVVYAGHVHAYERSERVSNVAYNIVNGICTPIKDESAPVYITIGDGGNLEGLATNMTEPQPAYSAFREASFGHAIFDIKNRTHAHYSWHRNQDGENVEGDSLWFFNRFWHPFDDSSAHVSH; this is encoded by the exons ATGGGTCTTTTTCAAGGGTTATCACTACTGCTAGGTTTGCTTTTGAATTTGGTGTTTCACTGTAATGGAGGTACTACTAGTGTTTTTGTTAGGAATGTTGAGAAGGCCATTGATATGCCACTTGATAGCGATGTTTTTGCTGTTCCCTCTGGTTATAATGCTCCCCAACAG GTTCATATAACACAAGGTGATCTTGTGGGCAAAGCGGTGATCGTTTCATGGGTGACCGAGGATGAACCGGGGTCGAATACAGTGCGTTACTGGCGTGAGAGTAGCAAGCGGAAGAAGCTTGCTAAAGGGAAAATTGTTACTTATAGATTCTTCAATTATACATCTGGTTTTATTCATCATGCTACTATAAGGAATTTGGAG TATGATACAAAATATTACTATGAGGTTGGACTTGAAAACACAACAAGGAAGTTTTGGTTTACAACTCCTCCGGAAATTGGTCCTGATGTTCCATACACATTTGGTCTCATAG GGGATCTTGGTCAGAGCTATGATTCAAACATGACACTTTCTCATTATGAATTGAACGCGAGAAAAGGGCAAACAGTGTTGTTTGTTGGAGATCTTTCTTATGCAGATAACTACCCAAATCATGACAATGTTAGGTGGGATACTTggggaaggtttgcagagaggAGTGTTGCTTATCAACCGTGGATATGGACTGTCGGAAACCATGAAATTGATTTTGCTCCAGAAATT GGAGAAACAAAACCATTCAAGCCTTTTTCGCACCGATACCGTACTCCTTATAAAGCATCACAAAGTACTTCACCCTTTTGGTATTCTATCAAAAGAGCTTCAGCACACATCATTGTCTTGGCCTCATATTCAGCATACG GAAAATATACTCCGCAATACAAATGGCTTGAGCAGGAGTTACCAAAAGTTAACAGAACAGAAACTCCATGGTTGATTGTTCTCATGCATTCACCTTGGTATAATAGCTACAACTACCATTATATGGAAGGTGAAACAATGAGAGTCATGTATGAGCCATGGTTTGTTAAGTACAAGGTTGATGTTGTGTATGCTGGCCATGTCCATGCCTATGAACGTTCT GAACGTGTCTCGAATGTTGCATATAATATTGTAAATGGTATTTGCACTCCTATAAAAGATGAATCAGCTCCTGTATACATAACAATTGGAGATGGAGGGAACCTTGAAGGCTTAGCAACCAA CATGACAGAACCGCAACCAGCTTACTCCGCATTCAGAGAAGCCAGCTTTGGACATGCCATATTTGATATAAAGAACAGAACGCATGCTCACTATAGCTGGCACAGGAATCAAGACGGTGAAAATGTTGAGGGTGATTCCCTTTGGTTTTTCAACAGATTTTGGCATCCATTTGATGATTCCTCGGCTCATGTTTCCCATTAA